The Xyrauchen texanus isolate HMW12.3.18 chromosome 33, RBS_HiC_50CHRs, whole genome shotgun sequence region tctgtcgtttactgttgaggttggatttagttcaattactgctgttttgcacaataatgttcacttaaagtgtgcatacgtttacataaacagaatagagcactgatctatatatatatatatatatatatatatatatatatatatagatatagatatagatatatatatatagatcagtggaatagaggtcctctgccattctgtgttctgcctttttgtttgaataaaaattactgttgcatatttaaactttttgaaagatgctaagttcattacttgactgttgttgtgcatataatagttttctaaaactttacattatttggataattgttaataaagtctgtaaaattagatttttacagaactgaatgaataatatttaataatgttttaaaggggtcatgacatgagaaaccaaatttgccttgatcttttggtatataagaggtctttgtatcattaaaacgtcccgcaagtttaatattttaagacgtcctccccattctaaacgaatcatttatttaatcaagctcaaaatacagctcgttctggattcatggttagaagtgacgtgacggttagaagtgacgtaccagcgtttgcatatgaccgcctccagcacaagataactacgctttaagcgcaagacaactacgctcatttcagtatcgccgtcgcctcacaagtgttcagtcgatggacagcgagctctgacagagcctacttgtgcacaggaaaattacgatgccacacagatgtgctgttcctggctgtggtcaaacaaaacctctgaataagctgccgaaagatccagacgtcagggaaaaatggatgcagtttattttttgcggacgtcccagtcacggcagtgttaacttaagcgtttgttctgtacattttaaggatgactgttttgagaacaaatctcaatatgatgctggctttgccagaaaactgttgctcaaagataagtccgtgccgactattctgggaacaacgatgacgcaaactgtaagtaatctattttaaactttaaactactttttaaagtgcaatttcattcattatgaataatcacagtgtttttacttagtttacttgcatattgttctggctggaggcgtcaataattgatacataggcactgacgttagccaatcataacagtgggcgttaacactgaagtcttaaatggaaaacgcccccaaaacagactgtttgaatcagaggatgagaaacagggtgggaaaaggtcataaatcactagattttaaatgtttttcttaaaaaaaatatattaatactataattgcacctaagggaacataataatacaataaaaaaacccatgtcttGACACCTTTactatattttttgtccaattttggtgtgttactttcaataaaagtgtgatttatttgattggtttgtagtttttcaattcagattcataaaagtataatattaaaacaattatacccaaaaaaaaaataggtaaaaaaaaaagtaaatttcggTGTCGGTTTTCGAccaagtgcatcctgtattttcggtttcggcccagaatttacatttcggtgcatccctagtatttTTGAAGGTATAGGGTTAGGCTTTATGATGTGAAGTGTGATAAGTGTTATAGGGTGGCCAACCAACAAGTAACACCTTGTTTCTTTCGGCACATAAAATGGAGATCTCATTTAACTTTCATGCTGTAGTTTGCATTAAAGACCTCATCAATCACTGACATCTATGTTAATTTCATTGTTCAAgcacatttacttttttttaatttatttaaaactagTTGTTCATGTTTATCCACAACATTGCCTCTTCAATAGTTGACTCTATATGGAGcactattttttcttttttttttttggcactctTATGTAACACTAGagtgttatttgtttttctttatcgGGGTGTAAAACTGATGTGAAGCCAGAGCAGAACTATTCATTTACATTGTTGAAATGGGGCACAGGTCGAAGTCTCTCCCTGCCTATGCAGTATTGGAAGCGTGTTTCTCTTTTGATCTAAATGTAATCAAAGGGTGCTGACTTTTTTGCACTAAGTTTCTTTGCTTGCAGCTGAAGGGAATCTCCTCTTGTAATGTTTATGGAAATATCTCGGCCGAAAAGGTCCTTGAGTTTCTGTTTCTGTTCAGACAGACATGGTAGTAGCTTGTGCCCAATCTGCACGTTTGTTTCGTGACTTGTTAGGAAAGATCAAGtaatggaaatatattttttgctgtACCAGCATTTATTGACCTTCTGGTGCCAGTTTTACTGCAGTCATGCACAGTTCCACTGTTACATTTCTGTTAAATAAATCTTTCATCCAttaatgaattgttttatttacttatccttgttccaaacccatgtgaatgactttcatattttgtaaaaatgtcgagtgcctttattttttttttttcataatttggacTGGAACTGTcagacttaaaaaataaaataaattgccaTTTAATAGTAGTCTACAAGCTATTTTATGTCTTCAgaacatgtgtaaatatatatgggaTCCGTACCAACTACTTTTATTATgtactttgtttgtttttatatatatatctctcttttCATTATGTTCCACATAGGAAACTCATACCTGTttgtaaattgtcatttttaggtaaCTGTTCTGTGGCCCCAAAATAACTTTTAGCCTATATGCGCCATGTATAAAGGCCTATTCATTATTGATCTACAGTCATGTCAGTTTGTTGGAGATCCAGGCTATATTCTGACCTCATTCACCATTCTAATGGGTCTGTTCcttctctttttctcattctgccCCAGGCACAGACATTTCAGTTGGAGAGGAAGTTGCCATCAAACTAGAATGTGTGAAGACCAAGCACCCACAGCTCCACATCGAGAGCAAGATTTACAAGATGATGCAGGGTGGAGGTAATGAGAACAGAGTTTCATCTGTAAATCAAGGATCCAGGGGATTATTAAATCATTGTaatcaataaatatttattttgtggattTAGAACATGCATGTGAGAGTggtgtttttgtatgtttttcccAGTTGGCATCCCTACCATAAAGTGGTGCGGTGCAGAAggagattataatgtgatggtgATGGAGCTGCTGGGTCCCAGCCTGGAGGATCTCTTCAATTTCTGCTCCAGAAAGTTCAGCCTGAAGACTGTCCTGCTGTTGGCTGATCAAATGGTATGATCTAaagaaaatcacattttaaaagtacaaattttgATGTATTTTGTTTGTGATGATCATTTAAACCGCAATATTACACCCATAAAGGaataataaaaacttttatttttatggggATTAACTGATGGTTTCATTAGTTACAGATTGTTTGCAGGAGTGAAGTCTGTACATATGTGAAGTGGcccaaaaacattattttccttTAGACTTGCACAGTGACAGGAAAAGGCTGAAATGTACCTCTGATGAGAGCTCACTAAAGACCTCGATATACATAATATGATATCAAAGAATTAACTGGTGTGGCgtcatttcaaacaaaatctggTTCGTTTCGGTGGTTTATAACCGCTTGCTAgtgcaaactttcaggaaaacatTGTAGCCTAcaagctgctaaacaccttcttgttaccattggtccatgtcatagGCAATGACCTGAAACTCCACCTACTTTAAGGCTGACATTTAATTCTGGTTACATTGTTCAGTCCGTTAAGATGAGACACAGGCATGCAGAAAAGCTGCTCCAAACAGCCATTTCTGTACGATCGTTTGCTgagacattttctaaaaacattgagatttttttaatggttttgtttaattagtctacaaaaggaatctaATCTACTCAAGTGCCAGGCATCATTCCAGATTGATGTATCATAAATTATGAATTGCAAAttaattcaatgttttttttaccacattgccataatattgtttaaataacCATTAAATAACACTACTGCAATATCAAGAGTTCCTGTTTATTATTAGATTACTgttaaatgcaaaaaatatgCACGTGAAAGTGTAGGACAGAGGTGTCTTAAGTTTTATTGAGAGTTGGGGGACTTCTAGTGACACTAGTAGCAACTGCTGGCAACAAGATGTGGGTGTGGCAAGCAacacaacaaagttgagaaaagtttaacttggTGCAAATGATGAGTGATATTACCTTTGACTACCAGTGAGAGTGAAATCAGTGGAGATCACGTCATCTGTACCTCTGGTGtcgagtgcagacaagatgaagttaaaggggatagttcacccaaatattttaattctctcatttacttgcCCTATTTCCATCCCAAATGTTTATGACTTCAAcacaacacatttgaagaaaactatctcagctcagttggtccttataatggaagtggatggtaACATGATTTTTGATGCTACATAAAGCACAGAAAATCAGCattaacatcatccatacgactccttggttaaatgaatgtcttataaaTATTTTggtgtactttttaactataaataatcaTTTTCGTTAAGCAGCAGAATGCACGTTCACAAGAGGGCTGAGGTTACGTGGTCTTTCCAGCGATGGAATGGCAACGTTCCATTCATTGCAGCAGATGCTCTCTACCTATTTTGGCATTGCCTGTATGTGCACCACCATGTCTCCTGAGCTCTCTGTCTCTTTGGCTTGTACAGCCTCCATCTCCCTGTGCTCCTGGTCTGAGTActctgattcaaataaatatggCTGTGCAACTTGCAACCTGCAAAACTTGTATCTCCTCTTAAATCAAAATCCTCTGAcatctttgttttaaatttgctTCAGTTTGTTTACGGTGTTCGGTCTGTACTACGTTCCTCCTACTCAgatgtaaacagcgctgctcttccgggtgtgtcATGCATGCGTTGCTTCTCACGTGAACATGCCAACTCCAATACATCACACAAGACCGTGTGACCTCAGCACACTCAAGAACGCGCATATCGCTGCTTAATGGAAGCGATTATTttggttaaaaagtacttaaatatttatctttttcgcaccaaaagcatTTGTATCGcttatgacattattttaaccactcatatggatgacattaatgctgattgtctgtgctttttagagcatcaaaaatcatgttaccatccacttccattataaggacatactgagctgagatatttttcttcaaatgggtTTTGTTGAAGTCataaacatttgggatggcatgagggtgagtaaataatgagagaattttcatttttgggtaaactatattTTAAGTTACTGTGAGTGATTTCACTGTACTATGTCTAACcacatgttaataaaaaaaaatctaataatggTAGAGTGACAAGTAGGAATGGCCATTAGCGATATCACAGTTCAGGGACTAGCGACGATGTCGCTGGCATAAATGTAACTGTGAGAATGGGACTTTATCGTCTTGCTGTGTGTCAAAGATTGTTTAGGTTATTTCCAACCTcacgtgagtgagtgtgcgagcaGCATCCTTTCGGTTGCTTGCTCTGCTTGGTGCTTTTGCTTCAAGCTTGTGCATGACCTGTGATGTCAATAGTAAGAGACAGGGTAAAACAAGTCAATGTCATGCTTTTACAAGcctgccaaaaacaaaatcagTCTCCAGAAAAAGATGAAGTGCAATGTAATGTTTGTGATAAATATGTTTcttgaaaaaaattgttttattatgacTCCTTATTTTGCATCAGAATTGCATTCCCCTTTAAAATTGACTTTTGCAAACTCTGCACTCTACAGATAAGCCGCATAGAGTATATCCACTCCAAGAACTTCATTCACAGAGATGTGAAGCCTGATAACTTTCTGATGGGCTTGGGAAAGAAAGGCAATCTGGTCTACATCATTGACTTCGGTCTGGCCAAGAAATATCGTGACGCACGGACCCACCAGCACATTCCCTATCGTGAGAACAAGAACCTGACGGGCACTGCACGCTATGCATCCATCAACACGCACCTTGGCATTGGTAAGAACACCCAAACACAATCATGTCAGTAGGCTAATCCTTATTAGCTctgtttttatttcataattaattttttacctGCAGTATATttatgtaacccagatttgtcgCAACATTTATTCAACAGCTATTCCAGCTGTTATTACAAATAATTGTACGTATTTCCCAGGAGAAATCCTTTGCATTATATTCTGACAGTATGACATGAATGCGTGCTCATGCTAGAATGGATGTGTGTATATTTTTAGCATTTCCCAGGGAAGAGTTTAATTTGTGCACATGTGTTTGCTGTGACGTGAATGCTTATTCATGAATTGTAACGTAGTATTCGGCTCACTCATGAATTGTAACTGTAGTATTCGgctcacattttcttttcatgCTCCATGTAAACTATAATTGTGTGTCTGTCTCTACAGAACAGTCTCGGCGTGATGACCTGGAGTCTCTTGGCTATGTGCTGATGTACTTCAACTTGGGATCGCTGCCCTGGCAGGGACTAAAGGCCGCCACCAAGAGACAGAAATATGAGCGTATCAGCGAGAAGAAAATGTCTACGCCTATTGAAGTTCTCTGCAAGGGCTATCCATGTATGTACGATTTTTAGAAAATCAGACTTTGTATTTGAAAAGCAGCTGAATTGAGGCAATCAGACTTGGTTTGTTATGTGGGTGTTTGTCATCTGCCCTACAGCTGAATTTGCCACATACCTCAACTTCTGTCGGTCACTGCGATTCGATGACAAGCCGGACTATTCGTACTTGAGGCAGCTCTTTAGGAATCTGTTTCACAGACAGGGCTTTTCCTACGACTACGTGTTTGACTGGAACATGCTCAAGTTTGTAAGTACATATTAATAGATGCAATTCTGGAGGGTCTTCATTCATTTCATTCTGATAATTGTTTTTCTTGATTGCAGTGATGTATTGCATTTCATACAGTGTTTACATGGGTTGCAATAATATGGTTTTGGCTCCATTAGGACAATTTTCTTAAGGAATTGCCATGATCATGG contains the following coding sequences:
- the LOC127626442 gene encoding casein kinase I-like isoform X1; amino-acid sequence: MELRVGNRYRLGRKIGSGSFGDIYLGTDISVGEEVAIKLECVKTKHPQLHIESKIYKMMQGGVGIPTIKWCGAEGDYNVMVMELLGPSLEDLFNFCSRKFSLKTVLLLADQMISRIEYIHSKNFIHRDVKPDNFLMGLGKKGNLVYIIDFGLAKKYRDARTHQHIPYRENKNLTGTARYASINTHLGIEQSRRDDLESLGYVLMYFNLGSLPWQGLKAATKRQKYERISEKKMSTPIEVLCKGYPSEFATYLNFCRSLRFDDKPDYSYLRQLFRNLFHRQGFSYDYVFDWNMLKFGTNRTAEEAERERRERDERMRHSRNPATRGIPAASGRPRPTQDSAQPTPLTPTSHTANTSSPRPVTGMERERKVSMRLHRGAPVNVSSSDLTGRQDTSRMSTSQHSLRSPRQVVAYHVLVRATAPDYFHVPAASTLQYGA
- the LOC127626442 gene encoding casein kinase I-like isoform X2 → MELRVGNRYRLGRKIGSGSFGDIYLGTDISVGEEVAIKLECVKTKHPQLHIESKIYKMMQGGVGIPTIKWCGAEGDYNVMVMELLGPSLEDLFNFCSRKFSLKTVLLLADQMISRIEYIHSKNFIHRDVKPDNFLMGLGKKGNLVYIIDFGLAKKYRDARTHQHIPYRENKNLTGTARYASINTHLGIEQSRRDDLESLGYVLMYFNLGSLPWQGLKAATKRQKYERISEKKMSTPIEVLCKGYPSEFATYLNFCRSLRFDDKPDYSYLRQLFRNLFHRQGFSYDYVFDWNMLKFGTNRTAEEAERERRERDERMRHSRNPATRGIPAASGRPRPTQDSAQPTPLTPTSHTANTSSPRPVTGMERERKVSMRLHRGAPVNVSSSDLTGRQDTSRMSTSQNSIPFDHHGK